In the genome of Triticum urartu cultivar G1812 chromosome 5, Tu2.1, whole genome shotgun sequence, one region contains:
- the LOC125556198 gene encoding GLABRA2 expression modulator-like encodes MQAPAGRTWSPMATEANPYAMPAPAQKSTKETVKNALSLWGRKVGEAGRKAEDLSRNTWQHLRTAPSMTEAAVGRIAQGTKVLAEGGHERIFRQAFSAPPDEQLRKSYACYLSTSAGPVMGVMYLSTARVAFCSDTPLSYEAHAGDNTEWSYYKVAIPLHRLRAAIPSASKVKPAEKFIQLVSVENHEFWLMGFVNYSSAVVHLQEALSGFHNLQA; translated from the exons ATGCAGGCGCCCGCCGGGAGAACGTGGTCGCCGATGGCGACGGAGGCCAACCCCTACGCCATGCCGGCGCCGGCGCAGAAGA GCACCAAGGAGACGGTGAAGAACGCGCTGTCGCTGTGGGGGCGGAAGGTCGGCGAGGCGGGCAGGAAGGCCGAGGACCTGTCGCGCAACACATGGCAGCACC TTCGGACGGCGCCTAGCATGACGGAGGCGGCCGTGGGGAGGATCGCGCAGGGGACCAAGGTGCTGGCGGAGGGCGGCCACGAGAGGATCTTCCGGCAGGCCTTCAGCGCCCCGCCGGACGAGCAGCTCCGCAAGTCCTACGCCTGCTACCTCTCCACGTCCGCCGGCCCGGTCATGGGGGTCATGTACCTCTCCACCGCCCGGGTCGCCTTCTGCAGCGACACCCCGCTCTCCTACGAGGCCCACGCCGGCGACAACACGGAATGGAGCTACTACAAG GTGGCGATTCCTCTGCACCGGCTGAGGGCGGCCATCCCGTCGGCCAGCAAGGTCAAGCCGGCGGAGAAGTTCATCCAGCTCGTGTCGGTGGAGAACCACGAGTTCTGGCTGATGGGCTTCGTCAACTACAGCAGCGCCGTCGTGCACTTGCAAGAAGCTCTCAGCGGCTTCCACAACCTGCAAGCGTGA